The stretch of DNA TGGTCGGTAGATGATTCAATAAACAGTGCTACTGCTGAGTTTGAGCAATACGTGGGGGAGAAGCTTACCCTTATCCACGAATTAAAAAAGCAGTTAGCTGCCAAAGAACAGGAAAAACAGGATCAGCTTCGTGAATTCCTGTTAGGGCAAATTGAGTTGCTAGATGCCATGGAGCAGAAGGAAGCCAGTCTGCGTGAGCGTTACGAGGGAGATGCTGATGCTCTCAAACTCATTACCAACCATACTTCGCTGCAGAAAAGGCTGTGGCGCCAGTTGGAACGCTATGGAGTAAAACGTATCGATTTTCCTGGAGGAAAGCTGTTGGTAGGCTTATCCAAAGTAGTAGATACTATGCCTGATTCTGGCAAACCCAATGAATCAATTATCAGCATTGTCAGCCAAGGTTATGTTCGTGGCAGCACAGTGCTGCGCGAAGCGGAATTGATTGT from Hymenobacter taeanensis encodes:
- the grpE gene encoding nucleotide exchange factor GrpE codes for the protein MIPSNSQASSQVRDKPMARSRYKAAFGAWWKSFTGRFTSDQAWSVDDSINSATAEFEQYVGEKLTLIHELKKQLAAKEQEKQDQLREFLLGQIELLDAMEQKEASLRERYEGDADALKLITNHTSLQKRLWRQLERYGVKRIDFPGGKLLVGLSKVVDTMPDSGKPNESIISIVSQGYVRGSTVLREAELIVVKN